In Biomphalaria glabrata chromosome 11, xgBioGlab47.1, whole genome shotgun sequence, the following proteins share a genomic window:
- the LOC106068612 gene encoding enhancer of polycomb homolog 1-like, whose translation MSKVSFRARALDASKPMPVYKACEIPDMKDFAQINRSVPQMPTGMEKEEETEHHLQRALSAQQVYGSSEALVIPIPEVQDISERFHALYPDTYKPSKQYVHIQAFSMDQEIPDYDMDSDDDCWLNVQSKKMEITPLKFEEMMDRLEKGSGQQVVTLQEAKLLLKEDDDLIIAVYDYWLNKRLKMQRPLIATVKCEKRDGTTTNNPYVAFRRRTEKMQTRKNRKNDEVSYEKMLKLRRDLQKTLTLLELLKRREKSKKELLQLTIEILEKRIEMEDFSGNALAEAEEEREKHPTFVAPFALNSRGEWVQTYKGEETAPVRKKRQYRKRKQAQQQQQQNQIISHTSVHHFQHQQHSSGDIDIMDSSEEDILSPAMSQSDHEDENDPDGMFAFKRRKYCHYHQPLQHGLGNWPWHGPEEGGRGDKRFRFSLTSLPTGCMAYARRRIGRGGRVIFDRASTPWDETFDRLDLGCNSHHSSIYSDYITYVRENNIPHYRPKTPPPEAKRTSPQTGSNNGFGSGHSGNSYSMSESDFDVESFQSHREQLLEMQREQQQKLFTEEDHETSITLDLQPTLPADVNSHFTLDSAGAEFAVRALVDSPNLGTLPVLEGTTPGSISAAAASPVGSRTNLQQFSFSLIKSNDSSGTNGKTLSNSVTPGKVTHADSATVAKLPLIANTVLSSPSISLLHKSPSAPVLPLSSQVTSSSTLPSTVSLLSSATTILLPHKTNGPLSSSHLKSSGLSTSPAANVLQLNFPANTSLLTTASTLASSSAVIAVASSSSSSTANTTPVTTSLTGNASLQLQRSLNNKVTTPANSAGTLYKLPVSATPTSNYDILRSNHDEILFNKDTGIPMDVT comes from the exons gaaCATCATCTTCAGCGGGCTCTCTCAGCACAGCAGGTCTATGGATCATCAGAAGCATTGGTTATACCCATTCCAGAAGTACAAGACATTTCAGAAAGATTTCATGCATTGTATCCAGACACTTATAAACCTTCCAAGCAGTATGTTCATATTCAAG CTTTTAGCATGGATCAAGAAATACCGGACTATGACATGGACAGTGATGATGATTGTTGGCTCAATGTACAAAGTAAGAAAATGGAGATTACCCCCTTGAAGTTTGAAGAGATGATGGATAGACTAGAAAAAGGCAGTGGACAACAG GTTGTGACACTTCAAGAAGCCAAACTTCTGCTCAAGGAAGATGATGATCTTATAATAGCTGTTTATGACTACTGGCTAAATAAGCGTCTGAAAATG caacgACCATTGATAGCAACAGTGAAGTGTGAAAAACGAGATGGCACAACTACAAATAATCCTTATGTGGCTTTTAGACGGCGAAcagaaaaaatgcaaacaagAAAG AATCGTAAAAATGATGAGGTGTCTTATGAGAAAATGCTGAAGCTGCGCAGGGATTTACAAAAAACTCT TACACTTCTAGAATTAttgaaaagaagagaaaaaagtaagaaagaatTATTACAGCTTACTATAGAGATATTGGAAAAAAG AATTGAAATGGAAGATTTTTCCGGAAACGCGCTTGCAGAAgcggaggaagagagagagaaacacccGACGTTTGTCGCTCCCTTCGCCCTCAACAGTCGTGGGGAGTGGGTGCAGACTTACAAGGGG GAGGAGACTGCCCCTGTGCGGAAGAAAAGGCAATATCGCAAAAGAAAGCAAGCACAGCAACAGCAGCAACAGAACCAAATCATATCCCATACGTCAGTTCACCATTTTCAGCACCAGCAACATTCCAGTGGAGATATCGACATTATGGATAGCTCAGAGGAGGACATTCTCTCTCCA gctaTGTCCCAGTCAGACCATGAGGATGAAAATGATCCTGATGGAATGTTTGCTTTCAAAAGACGAAAATATTGCCACTATCACCAG CCTTTACAGCATGGTCTTGGGAATTGGCCTTGGCATGGACCAGAAGAAGGTGGTAGAGGAGATAAACGTTTTCGTTTTTCACTCACATCTTTACCCACAGGTTGTATGGCATATGCTCGCAGGAGGATAGGTAGAGGTGGAAG AGTAATTTTTGACAGAGCAAGTACACCTTGGGATGAAACTTTTGATCGACTTGATTTAGGCTGCAATTCTCACCATTCAAGCATTTATTCAGATTATATAACTTATGTTAGGGAGAATAATAT TCCTCATTATCGCCCCAAAACTCCACCTCCTGAAGCAAAGCGTACTTCCCCACAGACTGGCTCAAATAATGGTTTTGGTAGTGGGCATAGTGGCAACTCATATTCCATGTCAGAATCCGACTTTGATGTGGAAAGTTTTCAGTCCCATAGGGAACAATTGCTGGAGATGCAAAGAGAACAACAGCAAAAACTGTTTACTGAAGAGGATCATGAGACATCTATCACATTAGACCTTCAGCCAACATTGCCAGCTGATGTCAACTCACATTTCACTTTAGACTCTGCTGGTGCTGAATTTGCTGTCCGGGCTTTAGTGGACTCTCCGAACTTGGGAACGCTGCCTGTTTTGGAAGGAACCACACCAGGCAGCATCAGTGCTGCTGCAGCTTCCCCAGTAGGAAGCAGGACCAATTTGCAACagtttagtttctctttaatCAAGTCAAATGACTCTAGTGGAACCAATGGAAAAACTTTGAGCAACTCAGTTACTCCAGGAAAAGTTACTCATGCAGACAGTGCTACAGTAGCTAAACTACCACTTATTGCCAACACAGTCTTGTCTTCACCATCCATTTCATTGCTTCACAAATCTCCATCGGCACCAGTTTTACCCCTGTCATCACAAGTCACATCATCATCCACATTACCGTCCACAGTGTCACTATTGTCATCAGCGACAACCATTCTGCTGCCACATAAAACTAATGGTCCTTTATCATCTTCACATT TGAAATCCAGTGGGCTTTCAACTTCACCTGCAGCAAATGTGCTTCAACTCAATTTTCCAGCAAACACATCATTACTAACAACAGCATCTACTTTAGCTTCTTCTAGTGCAGTCATTGCAGTAgcttcatcttcatcatcatctaCTGCTAATACCACACCAGTGACTACCTCTCTTACAGGGAATGCATCTCTGCAGCTTCAGCGCTCATTAAACAATAAAGTCACAACCCCTGCAAATTCTGCTGGGACACTTTATAAACTTCCTGTTTCAGCCACCCCCACTTCCAACTATGACATTCTCAG gTCCAACCATGATGAGATTCTTTTCAACAAAGATACAGGCATCCCTATGGATGTCACATGA